Genomic window (Plasmodium cynomolgi strain B DNA, scaffold: 1619, whole genome shotgun sequence):
AGaaactgaatttttttcgcattcgTGAACTTaacgaaaatataaatgaacttataaaggaaaaaccttatattattaacaaGGACGATTGCACAaggaattttataaaatgccCTCCTATAGAAGTATTACATcataagaaaatattatatgattttttagaatattatatatatctaaaTGATGAATGGtctaaaataaaagaaaaaggagaatacTGTAAATACATTACTCATATTTTCGAACTATaccataaattatatgagGAGGATAGTCAATGGGGATTATTACGCAGATATGAAAATGAATTGAAGCTTTTTAGTACTACATttacaaatgaaaatgtgTTATCTTCTTTAATATCAAGGTGTAATATTGATAATTCACTTATAAAATCATTCAAAGATGTTAAAACAACAGGCATGCTAGAAGAAAATCATTTGAGAGGACGCGCTATATTAAATCGTTATGATAATAGCTTTACCATCatacaaaatgaatatgttCGTTTTCTTAtttgataatataattaattacaatgtattatttgaatatattatttttcttgaatTACAATGAAATCTATATCTATAAATTAAAGAATTACTTTATCCTattaactatttttattcttcaggAAAATGTAATTAAAGAATTACCATCttctaatatatataaagaattagaaaaagCAGTTTATGACAATGATTATAAAAGTACTCATTGTGATAATTTAATGTTTAATAATATTCAGATGAAAAatacttgtaaaaaaatggaaaataatataaaaacgtTACTAAATAAT
Coding sequences:
- a CDS encoding CYIR protein (putative;~vir-type antigen) — its product is KKLNFFRIRELNENINELIKEKPYIINKDDCTRNFIKCPPIEVLHHKKILYDFLEYYIYLNDEWSKIKEKGEYCKYITHIFELYHKLYEEDSQWGLLRRYENELKLFSTTFTNENVLSSLISRCNIDNSLIKSFKDVKTTGMLEENHLRGRAILNRYDNSFTIIQNEYVRFLI